The Micromonospora sp. NBC_00421 DNA window AAATGGCATCTTCCGCCACAACGCCGTCCTCGGCCATCGGGTCCTCGTTTGGACCGACCAGTTCTGCGTGCAGGATGTTCAGCGCGTCTCCGGCGATGAGGGTCCTGCTTGCGTGGTGGTAGAGGCAGATGTGGCCGACCGTGTGGCCCGGGGTGTGGATCACCGTCACGCCGCCACAGAATGGAAGTTGGTCACCATCGTGCAGGACTCGGTTCACCGGTGTGGCGGCGTTGTCAAACATTTGCAGGATCCGGGCCTGTTCCTCCTCGGAGCGGTCGGAAATGCGCTCCAGGAACGCGTCAGTCAGCCGGCTCAGCTTTTTCTCACCCCGGATGTGTGGCGCATCCTTCTCGTGGGCATACACAGCCACGCCGGGATTCCCGGCAAGAAGGTCTGCCGCACCCGAGATATGATCGATGTCCTGTTGCGTGAACACGATGTGGTTCAGCCTGGAAAACGGCACGCCGGCAGCCTCGGCCTGGTTCCTGATCTCTTCCAGGCTGCCCGCTACTCCGGTGTCGATGAGGACGACACTCTCTTCGTCCCACATCAGGGTCGGGTGGAACACCCGCGGAACGCCCATCACCCGCGTGTGCACGTCCAACATCTCGAGATTTTCTGCTACTCGCATAGCGCTGCTCCTCTTGGTCGTAGCGTTCGGATTTCGCCGTTGGTGGTCTCTCGTCGTGCCGGTGAGAGCTGTTGCCTTCCCCCGTCCCGGCGGCGCGCTAGGCCGTCGCCGGGCAGACCATCGGCGGCCCGCACGCGTCATGCACCGGTCTCGAACCATTTCCGTAACGCGCCGGTCATGTCTTCGCCCGGGGCGGTCCAGCACACGTATCCGTCCGGTCTGATCAGAACTGCCTGAACATCCACCCAGGGCAACGTGTCAGTCACCGTGGCGGCGATCCGATCCTGGTAGGGCACAGCGGCGCGAGGTATCTCTCGTCGCGGGCCAGTAGGACACCCTGGCACTTGTGGAACAGTTGGCTCGCCCAGCCCGTGCCCGCCGTGAAGTCGGTCGGCGACGTCCTCGCTCGCGACATCTCCTTCTGCCGCATCGGAATAGACGAACCGATACAGCCCTGGTTCCCCGAGCGGCACAATGCGGGCGAAGGTCCCATCCGCCCGGCGACGGGGCGCCATGCCCGCCAGCGACCAGCCGACCGGTGGCTGCGCCGCGCCCGGGCCGCATACGACGTCGGCTACGGCGGTCCACCGAGTGGCGTCGGTGCCGGCGAACTCGACGCCGAGCAGTTTGCGTACCGCGCTACGGCCGCCGTCGCATCCGATCAGGTACCGCGCTCGCAGTTGTTCGGGGCCATAGACGGTGACACCGTCGTCATCCTGATCGAACCCGGTCAGCCGCCCAGTTCCGGCGGACCCTTCCCCCGAGTTCCGCCAGCCGGTCCTGGAGAATCTCCTCGACGCGCGCCTGCGGGACGCCCACCTGGTAGGGATACCGGCTGTCGAGTGCGGCGTAGTCGAGGGATTCCGGCGAACTCTCCACCCTCGACCCGCCCGATCGACTGTTCGTCGACACCCGTCAACAGGCCCCGCATTGCCAAGAT harbors:
- a CDS encoding MBL fold metallo-hydrolase codes for the protein MLDVHTRVMGVPRVFHPTLMWDEESVVLIDTGVAGSLEEIRNQAEAAGVPFSRLNHIVFTQQDIDHISGAADLLAGNPGVAVYAHEKDAPHIRGEKKLSRLTDAFLERISDRSEEEQARILQMFDNAATPVNRVLHDGDQLPFCGGVTVIHTPGHTVGHICLYHHASRTLIAGDALNILHAELVGPNEDPMAEDGVVAEDAISALRKLTGYDIAAIITYHGGLFDTEPNKNLGEVIAHRKLYSYRR
- a CDS encoding FAD-dependent monooxygenase, with amino-acid sequence MPTRWASRRRASRRFSRTGWRNSGEGSAGTGRLTGFDQDDDGVTVYGPEQLRARYLIGCDGGRSAVRKLLGVEFAGTDATRWTAVADVVCGPGAAQPPVGWSLAGMAPRRRADGTFARIVPLGEPGLYRFVYSDAAEGDVASEDVADRLHGGHGLGEPTVPQVPGCPTGPRREIPRAAVPYQDRIAATVTDTLPWVDVQAVLIRPDGYVCWTAPGEDMTGALRKWFETGA
- a CDS encoding FAD-dependent monooxygenase, with the translated sequence MDTDVVIAGAGPAGLMLATELALAGVCAIVVETLTTRSGQSKATNLQPRTAEILAMRGLLTGVDEQSIGRVEGGEFAGIPRLRRTRQPVSLPGGRPAGARRGDSPGPAGGTRGKGPPELGG